The Raphanus sativus cultivar WK10039 chromosome 2, ASM80110v3, whole genome shotgun sequence DNA segment CTTtcgaataaattaaaaatactactACAAATCAACACAAAACACATCATATCATTCTTGcatgaaaatttgaaacaataaaaattatttctaaatgttaaaaattcaaattcttaTAAAAAACTAATTCTGCATATTGCCTTTTCTGAAGTTATTTACAAAAGGGAAAATTCCATATTAATACACAACTTTAATTATAATTTCCAGTTTAATACACAGAGTTTTAAAGTGACCAAAACAATACAcggtctaaattttttttagtgttttaatACATCTACTAAAGCCCATGTAAGGAATTTACTTTTAATGGTCAACGTTATTAACGAGACTATAGACACCGTAAAAAAAAACGTTAACGTAATAACCATGGTTAATAGACTAATCTTTGTCTAAAACGGTGTCATTTAGGATAGTGATTTCTCCAAATCGAAAGCCCTGATTTCTAAAATCCTCTCTTCACGAAAACATAAtgaatcatcttcttcctctgtctGAGATGATAGTTGTGACTCTGTGAAGAATAGTAACTTGGGAAGATGAGGTATGATTCGGAGCCATCGTTAGTGTCGTCTTTTTGGTTTGATTGTGTACTCATagttgtttgttttgtgtttacaGTGAAATCGATGGTTTGAGGATGGACATTGGTTCTGGTGGTTTAATGTCATACAAAAGAGGGAAGTTCTCGTACTCGGGTGGTTTTGTCAGAGATTTGTTCATCCAACCAGATCTTCTTACATGGTCGATTTTCGAGGATTTCATTGCAGACAGAGGAATCAAGAGTAAGGTGGAGCAGGTTTGGTATAAGATAGTCAATGAAGATATATCTACGGCAAGatcaatatataaaaacaaagatgcTGAGATTAGGAAGTTGTGTGAAGAAACTAAAGTTCTTAGTGAAGTTGATTTCTACATTGTCAATGAAGAGAAAAAATGATGATGGAGAGAAGAGTGAAGATGAAAACAGAAAGGAAGTCAGTGATGGAGAAGaaacaaatgagaatgaaatgAATGATTTCTAGCTTAAgtcctttttcttttgtagaTCAAACACGTAGAGATGCTGTTTTTGAATTTGTCTTTTGTTTCAAAACTCTTGTTTTCATGCTTTATATTCGGATGTTCacttttaatgtttgttttttgtttacagTTACTTTGTCTTTTCTCTGCTTTTAGAAGCACAAAACAAGAGAACAAACTCATATTATAACAACAAAACATATGACTAACAACACAAACACATTAGGACAACATATTCTTACTTTAACCCATGATCACCCACGATAAGATTACAAATTGTCGCAGACATCGTCTCCTTCTCTTTTACAGGCACAAGTTCTTGTTTGAGCTTCATGTTTTCAGTGTCAAGTTCTTGTCACAGCATCGTCTCCTTTTCTTTCATAGTCGCAAATTTCTGTTCTTCACAGAGTAATTTGTTGTTCTTCACAGAGTCATAACTATCATATTCGACAGAAGAATAAGATGATTAGTCccagaaattagggttttcgatTTGGGAAAATCACCACTCTAAATGACACCGTTTTAGtcaaatattagtttattaacCATGGTTTGGCACTAAACGATTAATTTAACGTTTTTGTTCACGACGTCTATAGTGTCGTCAGCCGTATTAACCATTCAAAGTGAATTGCTTACATGGGCTTAGTAGATGTATTAAAACACTCAAAAAAATCAGACCGTGTATTGTTTTGGTCACTTTAAAACTCTGTGTATTAAACTGGAACTTATAATTAAAGTTGTGTATTAATATGGAATTTTCcctttacaaaaaaatgtcattgctttttttggaatttttttaattactcaccacatatttctaaaccaatgaCATTTTCCTATTTTTAAGCAAATCATAAATCCAACGCATTATTGAAGCCCATTGATTCTACTTTAAATACAAAACTAAGCCTATTGAATATAATGTAAATTACCACTGTTTTTACTAtcgtttttattttaccatcgatttttattttaccattgATTTTTGTTgatcaaaattttgaagaaaacgTGAAAAAATCATTTTCGTGCACTATGTTGATGCAAACAGAAAATGAACTTCGCTCTGGACCAATTATTTAACAACACAAACATGATTAAACAAAGAATTTATCAAAAACAACTTTGTTGGAGACAAATGTGTAATGCAAAAATgtgtttggtaaaaaaaatatgtgagaatttatttcttttgtcaaacaaataggtatttatatttttgtatttggaGTAGccattgtatttatatatttttaaactgtaTAGATATATGTAGCTATATAATGACatctatttatattaattatatagaaCTTtgtatttattacatttttgatGTGTGTTATTACTTTTtccaatatatgttttatttctaaatgattttaacaatatatcCTATCCCATTGtatcattaatattttgataaaaacaccaaacattatgacaacaaaatattttaatgattggttgattcaaaaaaatctaataatattattttagttatttatatatattctaaattaaaaatattaagcaCTCTTACGTTTATGTCACAATAGTGGAACctaatacaaataaaatttattttcaatatacaCTAAGcccatcatattttttaaatgaaaatgtaaaataataaaaaaaatttacaaataataaCATAGATTAGAAAGTTaagaaattacaaaagaaataatcccgcgcttttaaagcgcggattAAAATCTAGTGACTTTTAAAGTTGATGCATTTTTGgcacaaatataaatcaacaatttttttaataaaatgaaattaaattttagaataaatgatttagtaacaatataatattatgcataaaaatattaaataaataaaaagttttttcattattttcttcaaaataaaatgtgaaaaagtttatttatactctaaaatagttagttaatatatcattagtttaatacttattttattaaataattataaaaaacttttgtaattatttattat contains these protein-coding regions:
- the LOC108841155 gene encoding uncharacterized protein LOC108841155, which produces MSEIDGLRMDIGSGGLMSYKRGKFSYSGGFVRDLFIQPDLLTWSIFEDFIADRGIKSKVEQVWYKIVNEDISTARSIYKNKDAEIRKLCEETKVLSEVDFYIVNEEKK